One window from the genome of Clarias gariepinus isolate MV-2021 ecotype Netherlands chromosome 15, CGAR_prim_01v2, whole genome shotgun sequence encodes:
- the ticam1 gene encoding TIR domain-containing adapter molecule 1 produces MAEETALVGEKKLTELCAKPSALVNILPERSIVGLRVTENTGAGCLIMGSSLQPSRGTSEVLNTQKEPPKRGDSYPSSLRSTSTSCTSCSSYSLEISLSTTNNSDKASRPLPLKTPSESRDGQSHEAKHPSPMVCEKSVPSVTKSYRPSDPKPLQEKEQQTEIKVRQCLDKHGSSEIVTPKSPSIESRPEKTFLSSSSDNGKVSAQPMSTNQSPKTTCTQDVGKHDGNSTGMKASQEEEGMFYAFVILHAQEDSDEAVRLKSRLESISSTIGATFSEDFAVPGQSTFRCVEDAIENSAFVMLLLTTNFNTRLNETSADSALMNSIEKPHKYNTVIPLLPRANGLTRNQMPFILKTKNPLDETRDKNIFEKMVQKVLDSRNIQKQKLSWSMEQSVKKQRERQQWLQEERQYYSDVIRESTKVQELEKQLHMQQQRLLPPFSGRPQSLGPMLAQNPSPMPSYNSGSMWQQPPSNIHIENAKYIMIGNNSTMTVGQGVDSGEEDDF; encoded by the coding sequence ATGGCAGAAGAGACGGCACTGGTGGGTGAAAAGAAGCTGACAGAGCTCTGTGCGAAACCCAGCGCTTTGGTAAATATCCTTCCAGAAAGATCGATTGTAGGATTAAGAGTCACTGAGAACACAGGTGCTGGATGTCTAATAATGGGTTCCTCCTTACAGCCAAGCAGGGGAACCTCTGAGGTATTAAACACTCAGAAAGAACCACCTAAACGAGGTGATAGCTACCCATCCTCTCTTCGCTCCACCTCCACTTCTTGCACATCCTGCAGTTCCTACAGTCTAGAAATCAGTTTATCCACAACCAATAACAGTGACAAAGCATCTAGACCACTGCCCCTAAAGACACCGTCAGAGAGCAGAGATGGTCAAAGCCATGAGGCCAAGCACCCAAGTCCCATGGTCTGTGAGAAATCAGTTCCTTCAGTAACCAAGTCATATAGACCTTCAGATCCCAAGCCACTTCAGGAAAAGGAGCagcaaacagaaataaaagtcAGGCAGTGTCTAGATAAGCATGGCAGTTCTGAGATTGTAACACCCAAGAGTCCAAGTATAGAATCCAGACCAGAGAAGACATTTTTGTCCAGCTCTAGTGATAATGGCAAGGTATCAGCTCAACCAATGTCAACAAACCAGTCACCTAAAACAACTTGCACTCAGGACGTTGGAAAGCATGACGGCAATAGTACAGGAATGAAGGCCAGCCAAGAGGAGGAGGGCATGTTTTATGCATTTGTAATCCTGCATGCACAGGAGGACTCTGATGAAGCTGTGAGACTCAAGTCCAGGTTGGAGTCGATCTCCTCAACAATTGGAGCAACTTTCTCTGAGGACTTTGCAGTGCCTGGTCAGTCCACCTTTAGGTGTGTGGAGGATGCTATTGAGAACTCAGCCTTTGTCATGCTGCTACTCACAACAAACTTTAACACTCGACTAAATGAGACAAGCGCAGATTCTGCACTTATGAACTCGATTGAAAAGCCACACAAATACAACACTGTTATCCCTCTGCTGCCCCGGGCCAATGGTTTGACTCGTAACCAAATGCCTTTCATTTTGAAAACTAAAAACCCACTAGATGAAACGAgggacaaaaacatttttgaaaaaatggtTCAAAAGGTCTTGGACTCGAGAAACATACAGAAACAGAAGTTATCGTGGAGTATGGAACAATCGgtaaagaaacaaagagaacGACAGCAGTGGCTTCAGGAGGAGAGACAGTATTATAGTGATGTTATTCGAGAGTCTACAAAGGTCCAGGAGTTAGAGAAGCAACTGCATATGCAACAGCAACGACTGCTTCCTCCTTTTTCTGGAAGACCACAATCGTTAGGTCCCATGCTTGCCCAAAATCCAAGTCCAATGCCTTCCTACAACAGTGGGAGTATGTGGCAACAACCACCATCCAACATCCACATCGAAAATGCTAAATACATCATGATTGGGAATAACTCTACCATGACTGTGGGACAAGGTGTAGACTCAGGAGAAGAAGATGACTTCTAA
- the uhrf1 gene encoding E3 ubiquitin-protein ligase UHRF1: MWIQVRTMDGKETHRVDSLSKLTKVDELRLRIMELFNIEPERQRLFYRGKQMEDGHTIFDYNVGLNDIVQLLVRQALPAVSLPKDKEAELSDSDSGCGSGQSESDKSSTHGECEGQNAGTSAQSDLIDPGFGLYKINELVDARDLNMGAWFEAQIVNVTKTPKSAENESMETDGEDEIRYHIKYEDYPENGVVQLQGKDVRPRARTVYQWHQLEEGMVVMVNYNPDEPKERGYWYDAQIQRKRETRTQREIFGKILLGDAGDSLTDCRILFVSEIYKIEEAGSSEGPGATSDSPLKRSNGPECKHCKDDPKKNCRWCNCRVCGVKQDPDKQLLCDECDMAFHTYCLNPPLTNIPTDEDWYCPECRNDASEVVLAGEKLKESKKKAKMASASSSSQRDWGKGMACVGRTKQCTIVPSNHYGPVPGVPVGTLWKFRVQVSESGVHRPHVAGIHGRSNDGAYSLVLAGGYEDDVDDGNEFTYTGSGGRDLSGNKRTAEQSCDQKLTNMNRALALNCNAPVNEKDGAEAKDWKAGKPVRVVRSSKGRKHSKYSPEDGNRYDGIYKVVKYWPEKGKSGFLVWRYLLKRNDDEPAPWTRDGKERIKKLGLTMQYPEGYLEAVAAKEKEKENKNEDEVTETPTKGKRKRKSQAVEDEEKTSPSKRTPKKVKVEAYKLTKEQKALIKEDELNKKLWDEAMESLNLGPRFINKVEEVFLCICCQEVVYQPITTECQHNVCRECLQRSFKAEVYTCPACRHDLGKNNQMTVNKALQAILTQLFPGYSSGRL, translated from the exons ATGTGGATCCAGGTGCGCACTATGGATGGTAAGGAGACCCATCGGGTTGACTCCCTGTCCAAACTCACTAAAGTGGATGAACTGAGGTTGCGAATTATGGAGCTTTTCAACATTGAGCCTGAGAGACAGAGGCTCTTTTACAGAGGCAAACAg ATGGAAGATGGCCACACTATTTTTGACTACAATGTGGGCCTGAATGACATTGTTCAGCTACTCGTGAGACAGGCACTTCCTGCAGTCTCATTGCCCAAAGACAAGGAGGCCGAGCTCTCAGACTCCGATTCTGGCTGCGGTTCAGGTCAGAGTGAGTCGGATAAGAGCTCCACTCATGGAGAATGTGAGGGTCAGAATGCTGGAACCTCAGCCCAGAGTGACCTCATCGACCCGGGCTTTGGGCTCTATAAG ATAAACGAGCTTGTGGATGCCAGAGACCTGAATATGGGTGCTTGGTTTGAGGCTCAGATTGTAAACGTGACAAAGACTCCTAAATctgcagaaaatgaaagtaTGGAAACAGATGGAGAGGATGAAATTCGGTACCACATCAAATACGAAGA TTACCCAGAGAATGGAGTTGTACAGCTCCAGGGAAAGGATGTGCGCCCACGTGCCCGCACTGTCTACCAGTGGCACCAGCTTGAGGAGGGCATGGTGGTTATGGTAAACTACAACCCTGATGAGCCGAAAGAGCGTGGCTACTGGTACGACGCTCAGATTCAGAGGAAGAGGGAGACGCGCACCCAGCGGGAGATTTTTGGCAAAATACTGCTCGG GGATGCTGGTGACTCTTTGACTGATTGCCGGATCTTGTTTGTAAGTGAAATCTACAAAATTGAAGAAGCTGGAAGCTCTGAGGGACCTGGAGCCACCTCTGACAGCCCTCTGAAGA GGTCCAATGGGCCAGAGTGTAAACACTGTAAGGACGACCCCAAGAAAAACTGTCGTTGGTGTAACTGCCGTGTGTGTGGGGTGAAGCAGGACCCGGACAAGCAACtgctgtgtgatgagtgtgacaTGGCCTTCCACACGTACTGTCTCAACCCGCCCCTAACCAACATCCCAACTGATGAGGACTG GTATTGCCCTGAGTGTCGGAATGACGCGAGTGAGGTTGTTCTGGCTGGAGAGAAACTAAAAGAAAGCAAGAAGAAAGCAAAGATGGCATCTGCCAGCTCGTCCAGTCAGAGAGACTGGGGCAAA GGTATGGCTTGTGTGGGCCGCACTAAACAGTGTACTATCGTTCCTTCTAACCACTACGGGCCAGTGCCGGGAGTCCCTGTGGGTACTCTGTGGAAGTTTAGAGTGCAG GTCAGTGAGTCTGGAGTCCACAGGCCTCATGTTGCAGGGATCCATGGCCGAAGCAATGATGGTGCTTATTCTCTGGTGTTGGCTGGAGGCTATGAGGATGATGTG GATGATGGTAATGAGTTTACATATACGGGTTCTGGTGGTAGAGATCTCTCTGGTAACAAGCGAACTGCTGAACAATCCTGTGATCAGAAACTTACCAATATGAACAG GGCCCTGGCTCTAAACTGTAATGCACCAGTGAATGAGAAGGATGGTGCAGAGGCAAAGGACTGGAAGGCAGGGAAGCCTGTGAGAGTGGTTCGCAGTTCTAAAGGCCGCAAACACAGCAAGTACTCTCCAGAAGATGGGAACAGATACGATGGCATTTACAAG GTGGTCAAGTATTGGCCAGAGAAGGGCAAGTCAGGCTTCCTAGTATGGAGATACCTGCTTAAAAGGAATGATGATGAACCAGCCCCGTGGACCCGAGATGGCAAAGAACGCATTAAAAAGCTTGGCCTGACCATGCAG TATCCTGAAGGTTATCTGGAAGCAGTGGCagcaaaagagaaggaaaaggaGAATAAGAACGAGGATGAGGTGACTGAAACGCCTACCAAGGGCAAGAGGAAGCGGAAATCTCAGGCAG TTGAGGATGAGGAGAAAACCTCCCCCTCTAAGAGGACACCCAAGAAGGTCAAAGTGGAAGCCTACAAGTTGACCAAGGAGCAGAAGGCGCTAATCAAGGAAGACGAGCTCAACAAGAAACTCTGGGACGAGGCCATGGAGTCTTTAAACCTAGGCCCA aGATTCATAAACAAAGTGGAGGAAGTTTTCCTGTGTATCTGCTGCCAAGAAGTTGTTTATCAGCCCATTACCACAGAGTGTCAGCATAATGTCTGCAGG gaatgtcTCCAGCGGTCCTTTAAAGCGGAAGTATACACCTGCCCTGCTTGTCGTCATGATCTAGGCAAGAACAACCAGATGACCGTGAACAAAGCTCTACAAGCCATCTTGACCCAGTTGTTCCCTGGCTACAGCAGCGGCCGATTATGA